TTATTCACCTGATTCTTTTCAACGCGATTGCATTTATTCCGCGATATTACGGCACATACCTTGGGTACGGGGTCGGTTCCAACTTTATCCGCAAAGCAATCGAAACCGGAGTGATGGGACAGATCACCAAGGGGGCAGGTATTATAGGGCTGATGACGGTAGGCGCCATGACTTTCACTATGGTAAGGTTTAATATTCCTCTGGTCATGGATATACAAGGAAATCAGCTGGAACTACAAACGGCTTTATTTGATGCAATTTTACCGGGACTGCTTCCGCTTTTACTTACCTTTTTCTGCTACAAGAGCATCAGCAAGGGTGCGAAACCGATCTGGCTTATGCTTGGGCTTCTTGTATTCGGGGTTCTTGGAACGGTTGCGGGAATCTTCTAACAGTTTAGAAAGAATGGAAAGGCATCGGAGGGATATTTGGCCACCGGTGCCTTTTAGACGAAAGGAAACAATCTTATATGGTAACAATGCTCGACTGCATCAAGAGGATCCCTCAAATTCTTGATGGAATTATAGAAGATCGAAAAACAAATGCATCCCGTCTGTTAAGCGGGATTGCTGATGTGAAGGATACAATTGATGAGATCATATTTGTGGGTTCAGGAACATCAAGTACTTCGGCACTCACTGCGCGTAGCTTTATTGAGAGGAATGTCGGCATCCGTGCTTCCGTTTATGTTCCAAATGATTTCTGCCACAATAAAAAGTGCCTCAACCCGAACGCTCTTTACGTATTTACTTCCCAAACGGGAACCTCAATTGAAACGCGCAGCGCGATGAAACTCGTGAAGGATCTTGGGTATCCTTGCCTTGGTATCACAGAGTCACAGGATACGCCGCTGGCAAAAGAAGCACCCGTTCACTGGAATATGGGCTGCGGATATGAAGAATATCCAATGCGTACCATTGGATACAGTGCCTCCGTGATGTGCCAGATGCTAATTGGTCTGGAGATCGGTCTCGCAAAGGGCACTGTTGGAAGTATGGAGTATGATGCGCTGATCCGGCAAGCGCAGCAGCTTCCCAGCAGCATTGAAAGCATCATTGAAAAGACACTGGAGTGGGCTGAACACAGCAAATGGAACATGCTGCGTTCTCAATGTCTGATCTTCGTGGGAGCCGATACCATTTACGGCGCGGCCCTCGAAGCTGCATTAAAAACATGGGAGATTCTGCAAAAACCGTCGATCGGCTACGAACTGGAAGAAAGTCTCCATGGACCAAACTACGGCTACGATTCAAATCACTGCGTGATCGTTCTGAACGATGGCGGAAGGGAAAACAGCAAAGCGCTGGCACTTGGCCGCTATATGGAAGAAGTGATCGGGAACGGGTTTGTAATTGGTGCTCAAGTTGCACATGATCAGGATTTAAGACTTGACTTGAAGAGCGGGTGCTTCAGTGCCCTTGAACTAATGAGCTCAGCCCAGGCTTTGATTTATCGCTTGACAGTAGACTTGGGACGCGATCTTCTGGCACCCCAGAATCATGCGGTAATGGAAAGCTATTTTAAAACACATGATGAGGTGGCAGGCGTTCAATGAGGGCAAGACCCAAATCTTTAAGGCACATAGGATGATGCTGGAGGACCAATCGGGGGCATATGTAAGGAGGATGTAAAGATGATATCAAAGATGATTACAATAACCAACGACACTGGGCTTCATGCCAGGCCGGCGTCATTGTTCGTAAAGACAGCAGCGAAATTCAAATCTGAGGTTATGCTTCAGAAGGGTGATAAGAGAATTAATGGGAAATCCATCATGGCAGTATTGGCACTGGGTGTCTCCAAAGGAGCGGACGTGACGATTTCGGCGGATGGCATTGATGAAGAAGAGGCACTGAACGAACTTTTGGAGCTTGTCAGCCTAAACTTTAATGAATAACGGATGTTTCAGGGTTAATTCCAGAGGATGAAGCAAGCTCCTGTTGTCTGTAGCAGCAGTACAAGACAACAGGAGCTTTTCATATTGGTATACACGTTAGAATCTCTCTAATCATTTTAAAATAGCTTGACTTCGATAAAACTAGAACTATGTACTTTTGAAAGCTGAATGATACTATAAAGAAATACAGATTGACAAAATTGTATAACAAGTATTAATATAAATCTAACGAACGTTAGATAAGTATGAGGTGAGACTTGAATGCGGAATAAAACAGATAAAGGACTTAGGGAAAGAATACTGATAGAATCTGTAAGGTTGTTTTCAGAAAAAGGCTATCATGGTACATCTATGAGAGATATTGCTGAACGTTCAGAGTGCAGCTTGCCAATGCTGTATTATTACTATAAGAACAAAGCCGATTTATTCTACGAAGTAGCATACAACGAATTTGTTCTGCTTATAGAACGGTTAAATGAACAAGTTACAATTGGAGCAACAATACAAGAGACTTATTTTAATGCAATAAAGCAAAGAAAAGAACTCTCAAGCTATGACAAAGCAGTATATAAGCTTTCCCTTAAGGTTTGGCTCGGCTTTGACGGAGAATCAAAGGTAAGGAAAGACTTGATTGAATGGGAAAACGGTCGTATGGAGCGGACTAAAAAAATATTGGAGAAATATATAGAAAATAAAACTATTTTGCATGATATTTCAAACTTATTTGTCAGGGTAATGGAGAATGTGATTGAAAAGATCATACTGTTGGATGAGGAGGTTTCTGATGAAGATATCAACAATGAAATTGAATTGTTAATGAAACTATCAAATCTATGAAAGGAGCAGAAACGGATTATGGATCATGAGAAGAAAATTAAAATGCTGCAGATGATATATGCGGGGGCATTAGCGGATTCTGTATTAAGGCTGGATAGGGAAGGGATTCTATCAAAGGTAACTGCTGATAAAAAACAGGAGCAACTGGCAGGGGGGAAATTGCGTGCAGACCAGCTTGGAATTCAAAGACCGATACAAGTATTTTCAATCTTACCGGAAATTTTTGGATGTGCTAATTGGAGCACGGAGGAAAATAATGAAGGCTTTGTGGCAACAGCGACAAACTGTATGCTCTGTGGTCTTTCAAAGAAGCTGGGAACCGGGAGTCCATGCAATATCCATTGCCTTGATGCGATGGAAGGCTTGATAAGGGGCTGGATGAAAGTGCTGAATACAATGTGATCGCAACTCTTTGGAGTCAAAATGAATGCAAAGTAGTGGTCAAGACGATAAAGTAAAAATAGGAGAATATTAGCATGCAAGAAAATTATGATCAGCCGATTCGGCGTAATGACTTAGATTGGCTTCGAGTTATTGCTATCCTTGGTGTCTTTCTATATCACTCTGTCCACTTCTTCGATAATGGGGACTGGTCTGTAAAAAATCCAACTACCTACGCTTGGATCGAGCCTACTTTAATGAATTTTATGGCTGTGTGGATGATGCCGTTAATTTTCCTAATATCAGGGGAAAGTGTTTTCTATGCTGTAAGTAAGACAAAGGCAGTCGAATTTATCAGAGATAAAGTTATGCGGCTGCTCGTTCCGCTTATCGTTGGTGTCTTTAGCTTTTCGGCAATGCAGGTTTATCTTGAACGAATCTCCCATGGTCAATTCCATGGTTCATTTATAGACTTTATTCCACACTATTTTGAGGGTGTTTACATCCCGGGCGGTACTGGAAATTTTGCCTTTCATGGAATGCATTTGTGGTATTTGTTATTCTTATTTATCTTTAATATCGCTTTTATTCCTGTATTTTGGTGGTTGAAAGGAGAAACCGGCAGCAAACTTTTACGACGAGTCGGTGAGTTGCTGGCAATACCCGGGTTTCTGGTTTTATTGTTCGTGCCTACAGTTATGATCCAAAACGTTGCTCCAAATGAAGGTTTGGTGATTGGGGGCTGGCGAATGGCACAATACGCCTGGTTTTTCTTTGCCGGTTATCTGATTTCTTCCCATCAGCAGTTGAGATCACAGATTATTGCAACTCGCTGGATTTGGGCATGTTTATCTTGTGTGGTCATATGTGGATCGGTTTTTTTACATAAGGGACCTGCTAACCACCCAGATATTTTGGTTTGGCTCGAACTTTTTACCATTCTTGGATTTGCTATGAAGCGACTTGATTTCACTAATCCGTTCTTGGAATATAGCCGTGAAGCAGTTATGCCATTCTATATTTTGCATCAAAATGTACTCTTTCTAATTGGCTTTTTTATTGTTAATTTGCCCATTTCTGATTCAGCAAAATATTTAATAATCGTGGTCTGCACTTTAGTCGCTATAATGGGTATGTATGAGTATCTCGTTCGGAGATATAATGCGATACGGATTCTGTTTGGTATGAAATTGATTCATTGCAGCGATACCAGGGGAACAAACATAAAACCAGACACGTCTAAATAAAAAAGAAGAGTATCTGGGGATGTATATTATGATGAAGAACACAATTATTTATATTCTGGGTGTAATGATAGTATTATCACTTTTAGCAGGATGCGGAAGAGGACCCGAAAAGGGTGCCTCATTTATTGGAGTGGTACTTGAGAATAAACAGAATTATTTGCTGGTGGAACCCGTTGAAGGGTCTGCTGAATTGGCTTCTGCAGATAAAATAGAGGTTTTCATAGGTGAAGATACACAGTTGAGTTTGAAAGGAAAGACTGCTGCAATCACAGCAGAAGCTATTGGAGCTGGCAGCAGCGTAGAGATATTCTACAGTGGTGCAATAGCAGAAAGCTATCCCGCCCAGATAAACAGCAGTCATAAGATTGTGTTACTGGAGGGGTATGTCTTTACAGCCAGTGATGAGAACTTTCTAGTAAACACCTATATTAAAAAGCTGCAGTATAAAGAAACAGAGGAAATCAGTCTGTACTCAACAATCGAATATATTGGACAAAAGGACAGAATAGACATATGGTCTGGAGAACCTTATTTTCATCATATGATTTATAAGAATGGAGAGGTTTTCACTGGCGGAGCTACACTGGATATGCTAAAGAAGACTGAACTGAAGAAGGGGGAAATATATACCATTCCCTTTTCAAA
This genomic window from Clostridiales bacterium contains:
- a CDS encoding SIS domain-containing protein, with the protein product MVTMLDCIKRIPQILDGIIEDRKTNASRLLSGIADVKDTIDEIIFVGSGTSSTSALTARSFIERNVGIRASVYVPNDFCHNKKCLNPNALYVFTSQTGTSIETRSAMKLVKDLGYPCLGITESQDTPLAKEAPVHWNMGCGYEEYPMRTIGYSASVMCQMLIGLEIGLAKGTVGSMEYDALIRQAQQLPSSIESIIEKTLEWAEHSKWNMLRSQCLIFVGADTIYGAALEAALKTWEILQKPSIGYELEESLHGPNYGYDSNHCVIVLNDGGRENSKALALGRYMEEVIGNGFVIGAQVAHDQDLRLDLKSGCFSALELMSSAQALIYRLTVDLGRDLLAPQNHAVMESYFKTHDEVAGVQ
- a CDS encoding HPr family phosphocarrier protein — translated: MISKMITITNDTGLHARPASLFVKTAAKFKSEVMLQKGDKRINGKSIMAVLALGVSKGADVTISADGIDEEEALNELLELVSLNFNE
- a CDS encoding TetR/AcrR family transcriptional regulator, which codes for MRNKTDKGLRERILIESVRLFSEKGYHGTSMRDIAERSECSLPMLYYYYKNKADLFYEVAYNEFVLLIERLNEQVTIGATIQETYFNAIKQRKELSSYDKAVYKLSLKVWLGFDGESKVRKDLIEWENGRMERTKKILEKYIENKTILHDISNLFVRVMENVIEKIILLDEEVSDEDINNEIELLMKLSNL
- a CDS encoding acyltransferase — protein: MQENYDQPIRRNDLDWLRVIAILGVFLYHSVHFFDNGDWSVKNPTTYAWIEPTLMNFMAVWMMPLIFLISGESVFYAVSKTKAVEFIRDKVMRLLVPLIVGVFSFSAMQVYLERISHGQFHGSFIDFIPHYFEGVYIPGGTGNFAFHGMHLWYLLFLFIFNIAFIPVFWWLKGETGSKLLRRVGELLAIPGFLVLLFVPTVMIQNVAPNEGLVIGGWRMAQYAWFFFAGYLISSHQQLRSQIIATRWIWACLSCVVICGSVFLHKGPANHPDILVWLELFTILGFAMKRLDFTNPFLEYSREAVMPFYILHQNVLFLIGFFIVNLPISDSAKYLIIVVCTLVAIMGMYEYLVRRYNAIRILFGMKLIHCSDTRGTNIKPDTSK